From one Streptomyces sp. R41 genomic stretch:
- a CDS encoding family 43 glycosylhydrolase: MNSDFSADLGDGTYRNPVLDADWSDPDLLRVGDDFYLTASSFGRAPGLPLLHSRDLVNWTLVGHALQRLEPAGEFRKPRHDCGVWAPSLRHHDDRFWIFWGDPDHGVFQVNAPEIRGPWTRPHLVKEGKGLIDACPLWDEETGEAYLVHAWAKSRAGVKNRLTGHRMRPDATGLLDEGKVIVDADRLPGWFTLEGPKPYKHDGWFWIFAPAGGVETGWQGAFRSRGFFGPYEERIVLEQGDTEVNGPHQGGWVRTASGEDWFAHFQQRGAYGRVVHLQPMRWGADGWPVLGNEGAPVAVHKKPDLPPQPPSAPATDDDFPGGRFGRQWQWTANPQDGWATQHSGDGLRLSCVRTVDAHDLRKLPNVLTQRLPGVAATVEVELRLDSEEPGARAGLAVLGDAFSWIGLQREADGSVRLVHRFAESVAERERDAAHPQVAPEGRARLWVEIGAGARCRFSYDVGGGRQASGQVFAATPWRWVGALLGLFALAPVGGGHAGAASFTQFRIIAAKTR; encoded by the coding sequence GTGAACAGCGACTTCAGCGCCGACCTCGGCGACGGCACCTACCGCAACCCCGTCCTCGACGCCGACTGGTCCGACCCCGACCTCCTCCGCGTCGGCGACGACTTCTACCTCACCGCCTCCAGCTTCGGCCGCGCCCCGGGCCTGCCGCTGCTGCACTCCCGCGACCTGGTCAACTGGACGCTGGTCGGGCACGCGCTCCAACGCCTGGAACCCGCAGGTGAGTTCAGGAAACCGCGGCACGACTGCGGAGTATGGGCACCGTCCCTGCGTCACCACGACGACCGCTTCTGGATCTTCTGGGGCGACCCCGACCACGGCGTCTTCCAGGTCAACGCCCCCGAGATCCGCGGTCCTTGGACCCGGCCGCACCTGGTCAAGGAGGGCAAGGGGCTCATCGACGCCTGCCCGCTGTGGGACGAGGAGACCGGCGAGGCGTATCTGGTGCACGCCTGGGCCAAGTCCCGCGCGGGCGTGAAGAACCGGCTCACCGGGCACCGGATGCGCCCCGACGCCACCGGCCTGCTCGACGAGGGCAAGGTGATCGTCGACGCGGACCGTCTGCCCGGCTGGTTCACCCTCGAAGGTCCCAAGCCGTACAAGCACGACGGTTGGTTCTGGATCTTCGCTCCCGCCGGGGGAGTGGAGACCGGCTGGCAGGGCGCGTTCCGCTCGCGCGGATTCTTCGGGCCGTACGAGGAACGGATCGTCCTGGAGCAGGGCGACACCGAGGTCAACGGCCCGCACCAGGGCGGCTGGGTGCGCACGGCGAGCGGTGAGGACTGGTTCGCGCACTTCCAGCAGCGCGGTGCGTACGGGCGGGTCGTCCACCTGCAGCCGATGCGCTGGGGTGCGGACGGGTGGCCCGTGCTCGGGAACGAGGGCGCCCCCGTCGCCGTACACAAGAAGCCGGATCTGCCGCCCCAGCCGCCGTCCGCGCCCGCCACCGACGACGACTTCCCCGGGGGCCGGTTCGGACGCCAGTGGCAGTGGACGGCCAATCCGCAGGACGGCTGGGCCACCCAGCACTCCGGGGACGGGCTACGGCTGAGCTGCGTACGGACGGTCGACGCGCACGATCTGCGCAAGCTGCCGAACGTGCTCACCCAGCGGCTGCCCGGCGTCGCCGCCACCGTCGAGGTGGAGCTGCGGCTCGACAGCGAGGAGCCGGGGGCGCGGGCGGGGCTCGCCGTGCTCGGGGACGCGTTCAGCTGGATCGGGCTCCAGCGGGAGGCCGATGGATCGGTGCGGCTCGTGCACCGGTTCGCCGAGTCGGTCGCGGAGCGAGAGCGTGACGCCGCGCATCCGCAGGTGGCGCCCGAGGGGCGGGCGCGGCTGTGGGTCGAGATCGGCGCGGGGGCGCGCTGCCGCTTCTCCTACGACGTCGGCGGTGGCCGGCAGGCCTCCGGTCAGGTCTTCGCCGCCACCCCCTGGCGCTGGGTCGGCGCCCTGCTCGGGCTCTTCGCGCTCGCGCCCGTCGGCGGGGGACACGCCGGCGCGGCCTCGTTCACACAGTTCCGGATCATCGCCGCAAAGACCCGCTGA
- a CDS encoding PmoA family protein, giving the protein MNNESLVLRITGRPVARYITRPELPPRLSPRPYLHPVTTLAGTAVTELSPADHAHHLGVGVAVPDVEGHNFWGGRTYVRGQGPTELDNHGAQRHAAFQLRDPDGFVEELRWVAAGGELLRERRTVAATELTESAWALDFTFSLTNTTDQELSIGSPATNGRPGAAYGGFFWRARKGAEAPRVFTADTEGEEAVHGARADWLALAGATWTLVFAGATEQTRRDPWFVRTAEYPGVGSSLAHDTRLPIPAGETVVRRVVTVVADGALDRGEAAALVRKSVSP; this is encoded by the coding sequence ATGAACAACGAGTCACTCGTCCTGCGCATCACGGGCCGACCGGTCGCCCGGTACATCACCCGGCCCGAACTGCCGCCCCGGCTCTCACCGCGTCCGTATCTGCACCCCGTCACCACCCTGGCCGGCACGGCCGTCACCGAGCTCAGCCCCGCCGACCACGCACACCACCTCGGCGTCGGTGTCGCCGTTCCCGACGTCGAGGGGCACAACTTCTGGGGCGGGCGCACCTATGTGCGGGGCCAAGGGCCCACCGAGCTCGACAACCACGGCGCCCAGCGGCACGCCGCCTTCCAGCTGCGCGACCCCGACGGCTTCGTGGAGGAGCTGCGGTGGGTGGCCGCGGGCGGCGAGCTGCTGCGCGAGCGCCGTACCGTCGCGGCGACCGAACTCACCGAATCCGCCTGGGCGTTGGACTTCACCTTCTCGCTCACGAATACGACGGATCAGGAGCTGTCCATCGGCAGTCCCGCCACCAACGGGCGGCCCGGCGCGGCGTACGGCGGCTTCTTCTGGCGTGCCCGCAAGGGGGCCGAGGCGCCGCGGGTCTTCACCGCCGACACCGAGGGCGAGGAGGCGGTCCACGGCGCCCGCGCCGACTGGCTCGCGCTCGCGGGTGCCACCTGGACGCTCGTGTTCGCCGGGGCCACCGAACAAACGCGCCGCGACCCGTGGTTCGTGCGCACCGCCGAATACCCGGGCGTGGGCTCGTCCCTCGCGCACGACACGCGGCTGCCGATCCCGGCCGGGGAGACGGTCGTACGCCGGGTCGTCACCGTCGTCGCGGACGGCGCCCTCGACCGGGGCGAGGCCGCGGCGCTGGTACGGAAGTCGGTGAGCCCGTGA
- a CDS encoding Gfo/Idh/MocA family protein, translated as MSTPLPMVLAGARGHGRWHLHNIRRLQDKGLVRLAGICELTPLTEEELDGLGSPEQSADFGALLDSTRPAVAVICTPIPTHTDLALIAAEKGVHLLLEKPPAPSYEEFRRMAEGVAAAGVVCQIGFQSLGSHAVPAIRELIAQGALGTVIGIGGAGAWARDEAYYRRAPWAGKRRLNGVDVVDGVLTNPLAHAVATALALDSSSRAEDVTEIETELLRANDIESDDTSCVRIATATSRITVAATLCAERPGEPYVLVHGTSGRITFWYKQDRVLVQRSGRGPEEIEYGRTDLLENLVAHLTDGAELLVTPESTGAFMKVVEAIRQAPDPVALPEEAWELLPGENRRVVRGIDGLVAAAADTLALYSELGAPWAALNEVSTR; from the coding sequence ATGAGCACACCTTTGCCGATGGTCCTCGCGGGCGCGCGCGGTCACGGCCGCTGGCATCTGCACAACATCCGCCGCCTCCAGGACAAGGGGCTCGTACGGCTCGCGGGGATCTGTGAGCTGACACCGCTCACCGAGGAGGAGCTGGACGGGCTCGGCTCGCCGGAGCAGTCCGCCGACTTCGGTGCCCTGCTCGACTCCACCCGCCCCGCGGTCGCCGTGATCTGCACGCCCATCCCCACCCACACCGACCTGGCGCTGATCGCCGCAGAGAAGGGCGTACACCTGCTCCTGGAGAAGCCTCCCGCACCCTCGTACGAGGAGTTCCGCAGGATGGCCGAGGGGGTCGCCGCGGCCGGAGTCGTCTGCCAGATCGGCTTCCAGTCGCTCGGCTCGCACGCCGTGCCGGCCATCCGGGAGCTGATAGCCCAGGGCGCGCTCGGCACGGTGATCGGGATCGGCGGGGCAGGCGCCTGGGCGCGCGACGAGGCGTACTACCGGCGTGCGCCGTGGGCGGGAAAGCGCCGTCTGAACGGTGTGGACGTGGTCGACGGTGTGCTGACGAACCCCCTCGCCCACGCTGTCGCGACGGCCCTCGCGCTGGACAGCTCCAGCCGCGCCGAGGACGTCACCGAGATCGAGACCGAGCTGTTGCGCGCCAACGACATCGAGTCGGACGACACCTCGTGCGTGCGCATCGCCACCGCGACGAGCCGTATCACGGTGGCCGCGACGCTCTGCGCCGAGCGGCCCGGCGAGCCGTACGTCCTCGTGCACGGCACCAGCGGACGGATCACCTTCTGGTACAAGCAGGACCGCGTGCTCGTGCAGCGGTCCGGGCGCGGCCCGGAGGAGATCGAGTACGGCCGGACGGACCTGCTGGAGAACCTGGTCGCGCATCTGACGGACGGCGCCGAGCTGCTGGTCACACCTGAGTCAACGGGCGCCTTCATGAAGGTCGTTGAAGCGATTCGACAGGCGCCCGACCCGGTCGCGCTGCCCGAGGAGGCCTGGGAGCTGCTTCCCGGCGAGAACCGCCGGGTGGTGCGCGGCATCGACGGACTCGTCGCGGCGGCCGCCGACACCCTCGCCCTCTACTCCGAGCTGGGCGCCCCCTGGGCAGCCTTGAACGAGGTGAGTACCCGATGA
- a CDS encoding carbohydrate ABC transporter permease, protein MITEDATISAPKAPAPVADEPRQRPRGKNRRAWDEVPRWQIYLPLSIYLLFTLIPFYWILLFALRPAGSTSLVPWPMTFEHFDKVWTERSFGTYFQNSVLIAVATLVMTTVVALAGGYALARFDFRMKRGFMLALLCSQFVPGALLLVPLFQIFAKLQMINSLGSVIIAETVFQLPLSMILISGFIRNVPYSLEEAAWVDGCNRFTSFRIVVLPLLRPGLIAVGSFAFVHAWNHFLFALMFLSDQSKQTIPVGLNTLMSSDSVDLGALAAGGIIAAVPVVIVFAFIQKWLITGFSAGAVKG, encoded by the coding sequence GTGATCACCGAGGACGCCACGATCAGCGCTCCGAAGGCGCCCGCCCCGGTGGCCGACGAGCCCCGGCAGCGCCCGCGGGGGAAGAACCGGCGCGCCTGGGACGAGGTCCCCCGCTGGCAGATCTACCTCCCCCTCTCGATCTACCTCCTCTTCACCCTGATCCCCTTCTACTGGATCCTGCTCTTCGCGCTGCGCCCGGCAGGATCGACCTCGCTCGTGCCGTGGCCCATGACCTTCGAGCACTTCGACAAGGTGTGGACCGAGCGGAGCTTCGGGACCTACTTCCAGAACAGCGTGCTCATCGCCGTCGCCACCCTGGTGATGACGACCGTCGTCGCCCTCGCCGGCGGCTACGCCCTCGCCCGCTTCGACTTCAGGATGAAGCGCGGTTTCATGCTGGCGCTGCTCTGCTCCCAGTTCGTGCCGGGCGCGCTGCTTCTCGTCCCGCTCTTCCAGATCTTCGCCAAGCTCCAGATGATCAACTCGCTGGGCAGCGTCATCATCGCCGAGACGGTCTTCCAGCTGCCGCTGTCGATGATCCTCATCAGCGGGTTCATCAGGAACGTCCCGTACTCCCTGGAAGAGGCCGCCTGGGTCGACGGCTGCAACCGCTTCACCTCCTTCCGGATCGTCGTACTCCCGCTGCTGCGGCCGGGGTTGATCGCCGTGGGCTCCTTCGCCTTCGTGCACGCCTGGAACCACTTCCTGTTCGCCCTGATGTTCCTCAGCGACCAGAGCAAGCAGACCATCCCCGTCGGCCTCAACACCCTGATGAGCTCCGACAGCGTCGACCTGGGCGCGCTCGCCGCGGGCGGCATCATCGCCGCCGTACCGGTCGTGATCGTCTTCGCGTTCATCCAGAAGTGGCTGATCACCGGCTTCAGCGCGGGGGCGGTGAAGGGATGA
- a CDS encoding carbohydrate ABC transporter permease, which yields MAQAAAVAKQPAPPRRRRGSATPRKLPYLLIAPAGLLMLGFIAYPVISVFYYSLQNYNPTKPWRNGYAGFDNFVHAFTDDPQFWDTLTFSAKWVFVEVGLQLLFGLALALIVNQTFVGRAVGRAMVFSPWAVSGVLTSAIWVLLYNSQTGITRYLADAGIGQYGTSWLSDTSTVFPAAVVADLWRGVPFFAILILADLQSVSKDLYEAAEVDGASRFRQFLHITLPHLKDAIVLSTLLRAVWEFNNVDLLYTLTGGGPAGETTTLPLYIANTSVDAHNFGYASALTTVAFVILLFCSIVYLRLSKFGGGDK from the coding sequence ATGGCCCAAGCCGCAGCCGTGGCGAAACAGCCCGCGCCACCCCGGCGGCGCCGTGGCTCGGCGACGCCGCGCAAACTGCCGTATCTGCTGATCGCCCCGGCGGGCCTGCTGATGCTGGGCTTCATCGCCTACCCGGTCATCAGCGTCTTCTACTACAGCCTGCAGAACTACAACCCGACCAAGCCGTGGCGCAACGGCTACGCGGGCTTCGACAACTTCGTGCACGCCTTCACCGACGACCCGCAGTTCTGGGACACGCTGACCTTCAGCGCCAAGTGGGTCTTCGTCGAGGTCGGACTGCAGCTGCTGTTCGGGCTGGCGCTGGCGCTGATCGTCAACCAGACCTTCGTGGGACGCGCGGTCGGCCGCGCGATGGTCTTCTCCCCGTGGGCCGTCTCCGGTGTGCTGACCTCCGCGATCTGGGTGCTGCTCTACAACTCCCAGACGGGGATCACGCGGTACCTCGCCGACGCGGGCATCGGGCAGTACGGCACCAGCTGGCTGTCCGACACCTCCACCGTCTTCCCGGCCGCCGTGGTCGCCGACCTGTGGCGCGGTGTCCCCTTCTTCGCGATCCTGATCCTCGCCGATCTCCAGTCCGTCTCCAAGGACCTGTACGAGGCCGCCGAGGTCGACGGCGCCAGCCGCTTCCGGCAGTTCCTGCACATCACGCTGCCGCACCTGAAGGACGCCATCGTCCTGTCCACGCTGCTGCGCGCGGTGTGGGAGTTCAACAACGTCGACCTGCTCTACACGCTGACGGGCGGTGGTCCCGCGGGCGAGACGACGACCCTCCCGCTCTACATCGCCAACACCAGCGTCGACGCGCACAACTTCGGCTACGCGTCGGCCCTGACCACGGTCGCGTTCGTGATTCTGCTGTTCTGCTCGATCGTCTACCTGCGACTGAGCAAGTTCGGAGGTGGAGACAAGTGA
- the araD gene encoding L-arabinonate dehydratase yields MKRPQELRSHQWYGTDGLRSFSHRARTRQLGYLPEEHLGKPVIAILNTWSDINPCHVHLRDRAQAVKRGVWQAGGFPLEFPVSTLSETFQKPTPMLYRNLLAMETEELLRSYPVDGAVLMGGCDKSTPALLMGAASVDLPAVFVPAGPMLPGHWRNEVLGSGTDMWKYWDDKRAGLIGDCEMTELESGLARSPGHCMTMGTASTLTAAAEALGVTVPGASSIPAVDSGHDRMAAAAGLRIVELVQKDRKLSDILTADAFEDAVTTVLGLGGSTNAVIHLIAMAGRAGVTLTLDDFDRIARTVPVLANVRPGGQTYLMEDFHFAGGLPGFLSRITDLLHLDRPTVSHDSMREQLDGALVHNDEVIRTRQNPVAAEGGVAVLRGNLCPDGAVIKHIAAEPQLLKHTGPAVVFDDYKTMQRTINDPSLGITADSVLVLRGSGPKGGPGMPEYGMLPIPDHLLKQGVRDMVRISDARMSGTSYGACVLHVAPESYVGGPLALVRTGDTITLDVEARSLQLNVDEEELERRRAEWTPPPERYERGYGALYNEQITQADTGCDFAFLARPGKVPDPYAG; encoded by the coding sequence ATGAAGCGCCCGCAGGAGCTGAGAAGCCACCAGTGGTACGGGACCGACGGGCTGCGCTCCTTCAGTCACCGGGCCCGGACGCGGCAGCTCGGCTATCTGCCCGAGGAGCATCTGGGCAAGCCGGTCATCGCGATCCTCAATACGTGGAGCGACATCAATCCGTGCCATGTGCATCTGCGGGATCGTGCGCAGGCCGTGAAGCGGGGGGTGTGGCAGGCCGGGGGCTTCCCGCTCGAATTCCCGGTGTCCACGCTGAGCGAGACCTTCCAGAAGCCCACCCCGATGCTCTACCGCAACCTGCTCGCGATGGAGACCGAGGAGTTGCTGCGGTCCTATCCGGTGGACGGGGCCGTGCTGATGGGCGGGTGCGACAAGTCCACGCCCGCGCTGCTCATGGGCGCCGCGTCCGTCGATCTGCCGGCCGTCTTCGTGCCCGCCGGGCCGATGCTCCCGGGGCATTGGCGCAATGAGGTCCTCGGCTCCGGCACCGACATGTGGAAGTACTGGGACGACAAGCGGGCCGGTCTCATCGGGGACTGCGAGATGACCGAGCTGGAGAGCGGGCTCGCCCGCTCTCCGGGGCACTGCATGACCATGGGTACGGCGTCCACGCTCACCGCGGCCGCCGAGGCGCTCGGCGTCACCGTGCCCGGTGCGTCGAGCATTCCCGCCGTCGACTCCGGTCATGACCGGATGGCCGCGGCGGCGGGGCTCCGGATCGTCGAACTCGTCCAAAAGGACCGGAAGTTGTCCGACATCCTCACCGCGGACGCCTTCGAGGACGCGGTGACGACCGTCCTCGGGCTCGGCGGCTCCACCAACGCCGTGATCCATCTGATCGCCATGGCCGGGCGGGCCGGCGTCACGCTCACGCTCGACGACTTCGACCGGATCGCGCGGACCGTGCCGGTGCTCGCCAACGTCCGGCCCGGCGGACAGACGTACCTCATGGAGGACTTCCACTTCGCCGGCGGCCTGCCGGGTTTCCTGTCGCGGATCACCGATCTGCTGCACCTGGACCGGCCCACGGTGTCGCACGACAGCATGCGGGAGCAGCTCGACGGCGCGCTCGTCCACAACGACGAGGTCATCCGTACCCGTCAGAACCCGGTGGCGGCCGAGGGCGGAGTCGCCGTGCTGCGCGGCAACCTGTGTCCGGACGGCGCGGTCATCAAGCACATCGCCGCCGAGCCGCAGCTGCTCAAGCACACCGGTCCCGCCGTGGTCTTCGACGACTACAAGACCATGCAGCGGACCATCAACGACCCGTCCCTCGGGATCACCGCGGACAGCGTGCTCGTGCTGCGGGGCTCCGGGCCCAAGGGCGGGCCCGGCATGCCCGAGTACGGGATGCTGCCCATCCCCGACCACCTGCTGAAGCAGGGAGTACGGGACATGGTGCGGATCTCCGACGCCCGGATGAGCGGCACGAGTTACGGCGCGTGTGTGCTGCACGTGGCGCCCGAGTCGTACGTCGGCGGGCCGCTCGCGCTGGTGCGGACCGGGGACACGATCACCCTCGACGTCGAGGCGCGGTCACTTCAACTCAATGTGGACGAGGAGGAGTTGGAGCGCAGGAGGGCGGAGTGGACGCCGCCGCCCGAGCGGTACGAGCGCGGTTACGGGGCGCTCTACAACGAGCAGATCACCCAGGCGGACACCGGCTGCGACTTCGCTTTTCTGGCCCGGCCGGGCAAGGTGCCGGATCCCTACGCCGGGTGA
- a CDS encoding dihydrodipicolinate synthase family protein — protein sequence MTATYETQRAALAEVVAIPVTPFAGDGSIDRGTHRALLRRLLDGGVRTLTPNGNTGEFYALTPEERQLVTELTIEETGDRAVILVGVGHDVPTAVASARHARELGAQMVMVHQPVHPYVSEGGWVDYHRAIAEAVPELGVVPYIRNPLLAGERLAELADVCPNVIGVKYAVPDAARFAAFARDAGLERFVWVAGLAEPYAPSYFSAGATGFTSGLVNVAPSVSLNMIEALRSGDYPGAMKVWEQIRRFEELRAANGSANNVTVVKEALASLGLCRRDVRPPSKPLPESERAEVAAIAAGWSI from the coding sequence ATGACAGCGACGTACGAGACCCAGCGGGCGGCGCTCGCCGAGGTCGTGGCGATCCCCGTGACACCCTTCGCGGGAGACGGGTCGATCGATCGCGGCACCCATCGGGCCCTGTTGCGTCGGCTGCTCGACGGCGGGGTGAGAACCCTTACGCCGAACGGCAATACCGGTGAGTTCTATGCCCTCACTCCTGAAGAGCGGCAGCTTGTCACCGAGTTGACCATCGAGGAGACCGGGGACCGGGCGGTCATTCTTGTCGGTGTCGGGCACGACGTGCCGACCGCCGTCGCCTCGGCGCGGCACGCGCGGGAGCTCGGGGCGCAGATGGTGATGGTCCATCAGCCCGTGCATCCGTATGTGTCGGAGGGCGGTTGGGTCGACTACCACCGGGCCATCGCCGAGGCCGTGCCGGAGCTGGGCGTCGTTCCGTACATCCGCAATCCGCTGCTCGCGGGGGAGCGGCTGGCCGAGCTCGCCGACGTATGCCCGAACGTCATCGGGGTGAAGTACGCCGTTCCGGACGCCGCGCGCTTCGCCGCCTTCGCGCGGGACGCCGGGCTCGAACGGTTCGTGTGGGTGGCCGGGCTCGCCGAGCCGTACGCGCCCTCGTACTTCTCGGCGGGTGCCACCGGGTTCACCTCCGGGCTTGTGAACGTCGCCCCTTCCGTTTCGCTGAACATGATCGAAGCGCTTCGATCCGGGGACTATCCGGGGGCGATGAAGGTGTGGGAGCAGATCCGCCGGTTCGAGGAGCTGCGCGCGGCCAACGGCTCCGCCAACAACGTGACCGTGGTCAAGGAGGCCCTGGCCTCGCTCGGGCTGTGCCGCCGTGACGTCCGCCCGCCGAGCAAGCCGCTGCCCGAGTCCGAGCGCGCGGAGGTCGCCGCCATCGCCGCGGGGTGGTCCATATGA
- a CDS encoding GntR family transcriptional regulator — protein MTSVPTPIPSRTQFVLEGIKHRILTGQLTPGQALVETELAAQFGVSKTPVREALKTLAGTGLVVMNQYKGVTVRMVDADMAREVYDVRLLLEPEALRRAVRRGASLDAARDALTRADDATDTAERSLANREFHRALYVPCGNPLLGRMLDEVRDQAALVSAVAWAADPSWEREAGEHREILRLALDGDADGAADALHAHIASFVQRAFPQGQEEDGQE, from the coding sequence ATGACCTCTGTGCCCACCCCGATCCCGTCCCGCACGCAGTTCGTGCTGGAGGGGATCAAACACCGCATCCTCACCGGGCAGTTGACCCCGGGACAGGCTCTGGTCGAGACCGAACTCGCGGCGCAGTTCGGGGTGTCGAAGACGCCCGTGCGCGAGGCGCTCAAGACCCTGGCCGGTACCGGGCTCGTCGTGATGAACCAGTACAAGGGCGTCACGGTGCGCATGGTGGACGCGGACATGGCGCGCGAGGTGTACGACGTGCGGCTGCTGCTCGAACCGGAGGCGCTGCGGCGGGCCGTGCGGCGCGGAGCCTCGCTCGATGCCGCGCGGGACGCGCTGACCCGCGCCGACGACGCCACCGACACCGCCGAACGCTCGCTCGCCAACCGGGAGTTCCACCGCGCCCTGTACGTGCCCTGCGGCAACCCGCTGCTCGGCCGGATGCTCGACGAAGTGCGGGACCAGGCCGCCCTGGTGTCCGCGGTCGCCTGGGCCGCCGACCCGTCCTGGGAGCGCGAGGCGGGTGAGCACCGGGAGATCCTGCGGCTCGCGCTCGACGGTGACGCCGACGGTGCGGCCGACGCGCTGCACGCTCATATCGCGTCGTTCGTGCAACGGGCCTTCCCCCAGGGCCAGGAAGAGGATGGACAGGAATGA
- a CDS encoding MBL fold metallo-hydrolase codes for MSLGLTVLGTASPHPQPGRPCSGYLLRGGGAEVWVDAGPGSFAELQRHTDPARLDAIWISHLHADHCADLLAAAYGLAYGGLTPSAPLPVYGPPELGRRLAGFFGRSDPGFLGAVFDFRTLHDGHEARLGELRLHARAVVHDTEAYGLRVECEGSVLAYSGDSGPCPALAELAVGADLFLCEADIDRHRGSERQVHLTPEDAGAVAERAGVGELLVTHVGPTLTPESATERAAAVFGGRTATAREGDSTAL; via the coding sequence ATGTCTCTCGGCCTCACCGTCCTCGGTACCGCCTCCCCGCACCCCCAGCCGGGGCGTCCCTGTTCCGGCTATCTGCTGCGCGGCGGGGGCGCCGAGGTGTGGGTCGACGCCGGGCCCGGGAGCTTCGCCGAATTGCAGAGGCACACGGATCCGGCACGACTGGACGCCATCTGGATCTCGCATCTCCATGCGGATCACTGTGCTGATCTGCTCGCCGCCGCGTACGGGCTCGCGTACGGCGGTCTCACCCCTTCCGCGCCGCTTCCGGTCTATGGGCCGCCCGAGCTCGGGCGGCGGCTCGCCGGGTTCTTCGGGCGGTCGGATCCCGGGTTTCTGGGTGCGGTCTTCGACTTCCGGACCTTGCACGACGGGCACGAGGCGCGCCTGGGTGAGCTGCGGCTCCATGCGCGCGCCGTCGTGCACGACACCGAGGCGTACGGGCTGCGGGTCGAGTGCGAGGGGAGCGTTCTCGCGTACTCGGGGGACAGCGGGCCGTGCCCCGCGCTCGCCGAACTCGCCGTCGGCGCCGACCTCTTCCTCTGCGAGGCCGACATCGACCGGCATCGCGGAAGCGAACGCCAGGTGCATCTCACGCCCGAGGACGCCGGCGCGGTCGCCGAGCGGGCGGGCGTGGGGGAGTTGCTCGTCACCCACGTAGGGCCGACGCTCACGCCGGAGTCGGCGACCGAGCGTGCCGCGGCCGTCTTCGGCGGCCGGACCGCCACGGCTCGTGAGGGCGACAGCACGGCTCTTTGA
- a CDS encoding TIGR03086 family metal-binding protein, with product MTPTTLDLGPQALIVARLAEGVTQEQLDGVTPCPGYAVHNMLGHLAGLAIAFRDAGRKDLGSTTDTSPSDVAPDIEPGWREALPKALDELAEAWRDPAAWTGVTRAGGVTLPGPVAAAVAADELLVHGWDLARATGQTYEPDAAALRASYEFLAAAAEDPSRGGGIFGPVVPVPDDAPLLDRAIGLSGRDPGWKP from the coding sequence ATGACACCGACAACACTGGACCTGGGCCCGCAGGCCCTGATCGTGGCGCGCCTCGCGGAGGGCGTGACACAGGAGCAGCTCGACGGCGTGACCCCCTGCCCGGGCTACGCGGTGCACAACATGCTGGGGCATCTGGCCGGGCTGGCCATCGCCTTCCGTGATGCCGGGCGCAAGGACCTGGGCTCCACGACGGACACCAGCCCGAGCGACGTCGCGCCCGACATCGAGCCCGGCTGGCGCGAGGCCCTGCCCAAGGCGCTCGACGAGCTCGCCGAGGCCTGGCGCGACCCGGCCGCCTGGACCGGTGTGACCCGGGCGGGCGGCGTGACCCTGCCGGGGCCGGTGGCGGCTGCCGTCGCAGCCGACGAGCTGCTGGTGCACGGGTGGGATCTCGCCCGGGCCACCGGCCAGACGTACGAGCCCGACGCCGCCGCCCTGCGGGCGTCGTACGAATTCCTCGCCGCCGCGGCCGAGGATCCGAGCCGGGGCGGCGGCATCTTCGGCCCGGTCGTGCCGGTGCCGGACGACGCGCCGCTGCTGGACCGGGCGATCGGACTCAGCGGGCGCGACCCGGGCTGGAAGCCATAG